CAGTTTCGTCCCTTTTCTCGAATGCTAAGGGCAAGCTCGTTGGCTAGTGAGGCTTCTTGCTCAGTAATCTCTCGATTGTAGCTTATGTTTTTGGTTGCTGTTTTTATAAGCTCCCCAATATTTGCTTTTCCCATAATATTGCCTCATTTGCTCGAGTCAACAAAAATCGAATTAGCCAGGCTTAGAAAGTTTTTAGTGGCTTTGTTATTAGGTGACTTAAAAACGACTGGTTTCTGGGCATCTATTGATTTAACTGTCTCTGCATATCGCCCCATAACCCAATCTCGCCACTCTATATCAAATTCCTCCAATTGTTCTCGCACTCTTTTGACGGAATTCTCGCCAGTTTCGCCTTGGAAAAGGCAATTGACGATGCACCCGTAAACCATCGGTGGTTCGCTAGTCTCATCTTCTTCTTGAAACTCTTCCGATGTAAGATAGCGAGTTCGAAGATCTTTGACGGCCTCTACGGCAAACTTTGAATCATCGATCACTGGAATCAAAATATCTGAAGCATGAGCGGCCATCTTGCCAAACGGTATCCACGATGGGGAGGCATCAATAAAGATGTAGTCGTAATGGCCGCAGGCTTCTTCTAGTAGGTCCTGTAGCGCTGTCATCTGCGCCGTACCCTCAGGTCCCCTGCGTTCAACTGATTTGATCGATTCATCTCCGGGTATGACATAGAGTTTATAAATTTGGCTGGAGCCAAATAGCGCCTGTCCTGGCAACCGCGAACGTCTGACCTCAAACGATTGCTCCCGGATAAGATGGTCAGGTCGAACTTCCCCAACACCGGTGGCAGCGTCATCGAGCGCTTCTTGCATTGTGACAGGCGGAGTATAGTCCCACATCTGGGGGAAGCCTGTTAGCGTGTTTAGATCGCCTTGCAGGTCGAAGTTGACCAAAAGAACCTTGGCATCTTGCTCCTGGGCCAACGCTGCCCCTAAGTTAGCTGTCATGGTCGTTTTACCAACGCCTCCCTTTTTGGCCCAAAACATGGCAGTTAGCGCTCGCCTGGGAGACTCAAGGCGAGCGCGTATCTCGCTCAAGATTTGCTCAATGTTGCTAGCAGATAAATTATAAAGCGGCGTTCTCAGAACGGAAATGGCGCCGTGCCGCTGCCATAGCTGCAGTTGCAGTCCATTAGTGGCGAGACCAAACTGGGCCGAAGACACCGCCATTTGCTCTCGAACTTCTTGAATGGCTTGGCCGATCAAGTTTTTATTGACCGACTTGTGCTCGACCACCAGTATGGGGTGCGAGAAACTATCTGATTTGCGATAGCATGCATAGTCGGGGATAATATTTTTCTTTTTGCTGTTATTGCGATTGCGAAATCCTTTGGATTTTGAGACTTCAGTCTTCTTGAAGCCCAATCCCTCATACAGAAGCGCTGACGTGAATAGTTTGTCTAGATCGGCTTCCGATGTTCCGACAGGGATTTCGTCAAATATAGCCTGCCAATCCACCATAGTTGCTATTGGACTGCAAACGGTTGCACCCTAACGGCTCGAGCGCAAAAGTGGCATCCCATTGAAAGTCGCTAGCGCGGTAGCCAACTGATTGCCCGGATTTGCAAAGCAAGTTTAACTTTTTTGAACGGCTTGTTACGCTCTTTTGCAACTGCAGTCGCAGCTCCTCAAAATCCCACTACTGCGGCCGTTGAGGCGTGTTAGCATGCGCGGCTAGCCGCAAACGTTGTGGAGGAGGGGAACCGTGGCGCTAAGGGTTGCCGTTGTGGGAGGCGGACCGGCGGGTGCCTCCGCAGCCGAGACACTGGCTGAGGCCGGCATTGAGACCTATCTTATCGAGCGCAAGCTCGACCACGCCAAGCCCTGCGGTGGGGCATTTCCGCTCTGCATGGTGGACGAGTTCGATCTGCCGCCCGAAATTATCGATCGGCGGGTGCGCAAGATGAAAATGATCTCGCCCTCCAATACCGAGGTGGACATCCAGCTGGAGCGGGATAACGAGTACATCGCCATGTGCCGCCGCGAGGTGCTGGATGGCTTCATGCGTGATCGCGCCGCCGAAAAGGGCGCCCAGGTCATCAACGGCACGGTGCAAAAAATCGAGCTACCCCAAAGCCGGCGCGAGCCCCACGCCATCCACTACGCCGACCATAGCGACGGCAGCGCGGTGGGTCAGTCGCAGACGCTGCACGCCGATGTTGTCATTGGAGCCGATGGCGCCAACTCCCGCGTGGCCAAGGCCATCAATGCCGGCGACTACAACTACGCCATCGCCTTTCAGGAGCGCGTGCGCCTCACCGACGAGCAAATGGCGCACTATGAAGACCGGGCCGAGATGTACGTCGGCGATGATGTCTCGCCCGATTTCTACGCCTGGGTCTTTCCCAAATACGACCACGTGGGCATTGGCACCGGCACCATGAAGGCCAACAAGGCCAACATCAAAAAGCTGCAAGCCGGCATCCGCGAGCGCTGCGCCCACCGCACCTCGGGGGGTGAGGTCATCAAGATTGAAGCCCATCCCATCCCCGAGCACCCACGGCCGCGGCGCGCGCTGGGGCGCGTGGCCCTAGTGGGCGATGCCGCCGGTACTGTGACCAAATCCTCGGGCGAGGGCATTTACTTTGCGGCCAAATCGGCCCGCATGTGCGCCGAGACCATCGTCGAGCGCTCGCAAAACGGGCGCTATGTCCCCACCGAAGACGATCTCAAGCTCTACCTCCAGCGCTGGGACCAAAAGTACGGCATGACCTACCGGGTCATGGACCTCCTGCAGCGGGTATTCTACCGCTCCGACGCCACGCGCGAGGCCTTTGTCGAGATGTGCGCTGACAAAGACGTGCAGAAAATGACCTTCGATAGCTACCTCTACAAGACCGTGGCGCCGGCCAACCCGCTGACGCAGATGAAGGTCACCGCCAAGACCCTGGGCAGCCTCATGCGGGGGAACGCGCTAGCCCCCTAGGCTGCCAACCGTTCGGGAAACGGTCGGCGTTCCCAGGCGCGGGAAGCGTCTGGGGACTTTGCTGATGGCGCGTCCGATAGTGCTAGGTTGGCGATCGCCGCAAACGCGCGCACGCGCCATGGCAGACCGCATCCTCGTGGGCTTATCGGGCGGGGTCGATAGTTCGGTAACCGCCGCCACGTTGCAGCAGCAAGGCTACGACGTCACCGGCGTCTCGCTCTGGTTGATGCAGGGTGGGGGCCAGTGCTGCTCGGAAGGCATTGTGGATGCCGCCGCCATCTGCGAGCAGCTGGGCATTGCCCACCACGTGGTCGATACGCGCGAGCTGTTTCGCGAGCATGTCATCGACCCGCTCGTGAGCGGCTACAGCACCGGCATCACGCCGCTGCCCTGCGCCCAGTGCAACCGCTCGGTCAAATTCGGCCCCATGCTGCGCTATGCGCGCGAGGTGCTGGGCATCGAGCGCATCGCCACCGGGCATTACGCCCGCATCCGCTACGACGCCGGGCGTGATCGCTACCAACTGCTGCGCGCAGTGGACCAGCACAAAGATCAGTCCTACTTTCTGTACGGCCTGCCGCAAGAGCAGCTAGCCGCCATTGCGTTCCCGCTGGGGGAGCAAACTAAAGGCCAAACGCGCCAAATCGCGGCCCAGCTAGGGCTCAGAACGGCCGATAAGCCCGACAGCCAGGATTTGTGCGTTGCCGACAGTTACGGCTCGATGCAGGAATTTCTGGATGAGTACATTGCCCCGGTTGAGGGCGACATTGTCGATACCGCGGGCAACGTCCTGGGCAAGCACCAAGGCGTGCACCACTTCACCATCGGCCAGCGGCGCGGGTTAGGCATTGCGGCTGGCGAGCGCCTCTACGTCACGGCCCTGGATGCGAGCGCCAACCAGGTCGTCGTTGGCAACCGCCAGCACGCCACCAGCACTGAATGCACAGCCAGCGGTTTCAACTGGATCTCAATGCCCGAACCGAGCGCGCCGCTGCGAGCGCAAGTGCAGGTGCGCTCGCGCATGGCACCAGCGCCGGTCACGGCCGTGCCGTTAGGGGAAGGCCGGATGCGGCTGCTGTTTGACGAGCCCGAGTTCAGCATTACGCCGGGGCAAGCAGCCGTCCTCTACGACGGCGATTGCCTGCTGGGCGGGGGCACCATCGAGCGCTCGCCGCCATCGGCAGGCGGGTAGTTGGCAATCAGCAGCTCGTTGATGGCCCCGCGGCGGTCGGGCTTGCTGTTGATGGCGCGCGTCGCCGCGACGCGCTCGATCCAGTAGCCCCGATAAGCCGCATCGAAAAACGCATCGTCGGGGTCGGCGTTGCGCGGATCGGCATTGCTCAGCAGCAGCTTGGCCCCCTTGGCATCTAGGCGGGCGAACCAATCGCGCAGCCGCAGCTGTTCGGCATCGTCGAAGGCGGCCGGGGCATAGGCATTGAAGCGGGCGGTTTTGCCGATGGGGCGGTAGGGCGGGTCGAGATAGACCAGCGTCTGCCCGTCAATGGCAGGTTCGCAGTGGGTAAAGTCGCCCCACCCGATCCGCGCGCGCTGCAGCAGTTGGGCAACGGCCCGCAGGTTGGCCGCATCGCAGATGCGGGGGCGGGCGTAGCGCCCGAAGGGGACGTTGAACTCGCCGCGAGCGTTGACGCGAAAGAGGCCGTTAAAGCAGGTGCGGTTGAGAAAGATCAGCTGCGCGGCGCGCTCGATGCGATCAGCGCTGGTGGGCGAGGCGCGGTTAAAAGCGGCGCGCACTTGGTAAAAATAGGTCCGGCGCTCGGGCTCGGCGAGGCGCTCGTAGTGTGCCTGAATCTGGGCGAGGCGCTCGATAAGCGGCTCGACAGCCTCCCGGACGGCCGTGTAGGCCAGCGCTAGCTCGGCGCTGCGATCGGCGAGGAAAAACTCGGCAACAGGATAGTGCTGGGCGACGTGCAAAAAAACGGCCCCGCTGCCCACAAACGGCTCGACGTAGCGCGCGATCGCGCCGTTGGCGAGCTCGGCCGGCAAGCGCCGGTCAATGTAGGCCAGCAACTGGCCCTTACCGCCCGCCCACTTCAAAAAGGGCTTGGCTGACTGGTAGGTTGGCATCTCGAATGGGGGGGAGTGCAGGTCAGCAGGCCATTCGAGCTAGCGTTATTTACAGTAACGATCGCAGTATCGCTGCCACACCACTATGGATGCTTCTGCCGCCACCACGCTGGACGAACGGCAAGCCCCCACCCCAGTCCCGCCGCCCGAGCAGCGGCCCTTTCCGTTTGAGGTCCCTACGCCAGCGGATGAAGCGGCCATCCGCAAGCAGCTCGGTGATCGCGGCATGCCGGGCAAAATCGGGGTCGCGCGGCGCTGCTGCTGGGGCTATCCCCAAGCAGTCGTCAACGCACCACTGTTGGTGGGGCCGCGGCTCTCGGTGGCCTCAACCCTGACCCGATTGACCTGCCCGCTGCTGGTGGCAGCCGTTAACGAGCTGGAGCACGAGAAGCAAATCGAGCGCTACGACGAGCGCGTGCGCCGCGATCCCAAGCTGTGGCGCGAGCTGGAGGCCACGCACCGCTCGGCAGCCCGCGATCGCGTTGCCCTGCTGCCGGCCGAGTGGCGGCAGCGCCTGGAGCGCGATCCCCAACTGGCGCACTTTCGCTGGGTGCTCTACGAAACCGGCCTCTCCGGCATCTCCCGCACCGACCACATCAAGTGCCTGCACGCCCACCTGGCCGACTACCTGGGCCGCACCGATAACCCCATCGGCCGCAAGGTGGCCGCAACGCTGCGCGCGCGCGGCATCCCACTGGAAGGGACGCGCGAGTGCTGGCGCTACTGCACCCCCGCCGAGGGCGTCTAATCGCGGCCCGCCGGATCGAGCATGAGCTCCAAATGGGCCTGAGCGTCCGCCAGCGCCTCACCGGGCTCGGCCTGGCCCAGCAGCGAGGCTTCGATCGCGCGCCCAAAATGCTTGGAGATGCGCGCGTAGCCAGCGCGAATGGGCCGCGATCGCGCCCAGCCCATTTGCTGCAGAAAAATGTTCAGAACCGGGTTCTCGCGAACCACCTCGCGGTAAGCCTCGCTCTGCCGGGCAGTGGTAGTAACGGGCAAATAGCCCGTCTCGCGGGCCCACTCGATTTGAAATTCATCGCTAAGGACAAATTCTAAAAAGCGCAGGGCCGCTCGCTCGCGCTCGGGGGTGCTTTGGAAAGCAAACAGGTTCTCGCCCCCCACTACAGCTGCCTGCTGTTGGCGAGCCGGAAAGGGGAAAGCATCGTAATCAACATCGCTCTGGCGCAACTGCCGCAGTGTCCACGGCCCGGTTACCTGCATGGCGGCCCGGCCGGTGAGGAAACCTTCCAACAAAAAGCCCCGGTTGGGCGGCGAGAGGGTCGCCCAGTCCTGCGCCACCAAATCGACCCCGAACTGCAGGGCCTCGGCAGTTCCCGGGTCGACCAGTTGCGGCTCGCCGTCGGCATCCACCAGCTCGCCGCCCGCTGCGTAGACAAACGGCAACCAGGCAAACACGGTCCACTCGTTTTGGCCCAGCGACAGCAACAGGCCGTACTGCTCTGGGGTACCATCGCCGTCGCGATCGCGGGTGAGCCGGCGGGCCACCTGGCGCAGCTCCGCCCAGGTTTGGGGTGGCTGCTCGATCCCGGCCTGCTCGAACAAGCTGGGGCGATAGAAAATCGCCGCATTGTTGGTGCCCAACGGCACAGACCAGCTGCGGCCGTCCAGTTGCATGGACTCCAGCAGGGCAGGCTCGATGCGCTCGCGCAGCCCAGTCCGCGCTAGCCACTCGTCCAGAGGCCGAATGGCCCCGAGCGCCACCAGCTGCCCCGTGATTTGCGGCGCGAACCACAGCAAATCGGGGGTAGCCTCGCCCACAATGGCAGTCAGGATTTTGGGCAGCTGGTCGCTGGGCTGGCCCAGATAGCGCGGCTCAACGCGGAGGTCGGGCTGCCGCCGGTTGAAGCGCTCGACCAACCGCTCGAACACTTCGCGATTGGCCGGCGGGTTGATGCCGTGCCACAGCCGCAGCGCGAGCTCGCCCTCGCGAGGGGCGCGGCTGTCGCTGCAACTACCCAGCACCAGCATCAGGCTCGCAAGGGCGGCTAGCAGCAAGGGCTGCCAGCGCAGGGGGCGGGCTGGCATGGCTATTGCGGCGCCCGTTCGCGTTGCTGCAGGTACTGGCGCACGCCCTGACTGACTTGTTCTAGGTTGTTGGCAATCTTTTGGCCCAGCAGGTCTTCCACAATGCGGGCGATGCGCCTGGCCAAAAACGGCGGGACGCCCTGGAGCTGCTTGGCATCGATGATAAACGCGCCCCGCGTCTCGATCCGGGTGGCGCCCCCGGCCTCCAAAAAGCGGTTGCAACCGGCACAATGCACAGCCTGGGTAAAGGCGTGGGTCTCAATGTGCCAATCGAGGGCCCAATCGTCGCTGCGCCAGGTGTCGTACTCGGTCCAGGCCAGCATGGCCTCGCTCAGAAACGCCTTGGCGACCCCCGGGATGTCGCCGCCGCCGTGCCACTCGCTGACGCAGTCAACGCGGCTGCCGGTTTGCTGGCGGGATTTGAGGTAAAAAGCGCGCATATCGGACAGGTAGGGGACGATCTGGGCGAACCGGTCCCGAAACGTGGTGTAGACCCGCTCGCGCGGGAACGGGATGCGCGTATCGGCAGCGATCTTCATGGCGAGCTGGTAGTGCGTTCGGTCAGTTGGCGGAACCAAGCTTCAAAGCGATCACCGAGCGCCTCGCGCGAGTACTCGGCCTCGGCCTGCTGGCGGCAGGCGCGGCGATCAAGGTGCCCGAGCGCCTGGATGCCCTCGACGAGGCCGGCCACGCGATCGGGCTCGACCAGATACCCCGTCCGGCCGTGCCGCACGATCTCGCTGGGACCGCCGCGCCAGTA
The window above is part of the Cyanobacteria bacterium QS_8_64_29 genome. Proteins encoded here:
- a CDS encoding tRNA 2-thiouridine(34) synthase MnmA; translated protein: MADRILVGLSGGVDSSVTAATLQQQGYDVTGVSLWLMQGGGQCCSEGIVDAAAICEQLGIAHHVVDTRELFREHVIDPLVSGYSTGITPLPCAQCNRSVKFGPMLRYAREVLGIERIATGHYARIRYDAGRDRYQLLRAVDQHKDQSYFLYGLPQEQLAAIAFPLGEQTKGQTRQIAAQLGLRTADKPDSQDLCVADSYGSMQEFLDEYIAPVEGDIVDTAGNVLGKHQGVHHFTIGQRRGLGIAAGERLYVTALDASANQVVVGNRQHATSTECTASGFNWISMPEPSAPLRAQVQVRSRMAPAPVTAVPLGEGRMRLLFDEPEFSITPGQAAVLYDGDCLLGGGTIERSPPSAGG
- a CDS encoding ABC transporter substrate-binding protein — translated: MPARPLRWQPLLLAALASLMLVLGSCSDSRAPREGELALRLWHGINPPANREVFERLVERFNRRQPDLRVEPRYLGQPSDQLPKILTAIVGEATPDLLWFAPQITGQLVALGAIRPLDEWLARTGLRERIEPALLESMQLDGRSWSVPLGTNNAAIFYRPSLFEQAGIEQPPQTWAELRQVARRLTRDRDGDGTPEQYGLLLSLGQNEWTVFAWLPFVYAAGGELVDADGEPQLVDPGTAEALQFGVDLVAQDWATLSPPNRGFLLEGFLTGRAAMQVTGPWTLRQLRQSDVDYDAFPFPARQQQAAVVGGENLFAFQSTPERERAALRFLEFVLSDEFQIEWARETGYLPVTTTARQSEAYREVVRENPVLNIFLQQMGWARSRPIRAGYARISKHFGRAIEASLLGQAEPGEALADAQAHLELMLDPAGRD
- a CDS encoding modification methylase codes for the protein MPTYQSAKPFLKWAGGKGQLLAYIDRRLPAELANGAIARYVEPFVGSGAVFLHVAQHYPVAEFFLADRSAELALAYTAVREAVEPLIERLAQIQAHYERLAEPERRTYFYQVRAAFNRASPTSADRIERAAQLIFLNRTCFNGLFRVNARGEFNVPFGRYARPRICDAANLRAVAQLLQRARIGWGDFTHCEPAIDGQTLVYLDPPYRPIGKTARFNAYAPAAFDDAEQLRLRDWFARLDAKGAKLLLSNADPRNADPDDAFFDAAYRGYWIERVAATRAINSKPDRRGAINELLIANYPPADGGERSMVPPPSRQSPS
- the chlP gene encoding geranylgeranyl reductase, with protein sequence MALRVAVVGGGPAGASAAETLAEAGIETYLIERKLDHAKPCGGAFPLCMVDEFDLPPEIIDRRVRKMKMISPSNTEVDIQLERDNEYIAMCRREVLDGFMRDRAAEKGAQVINGTVQKIELPQSRREPHAIHYADHSDGSAVGQSQTLHADVVIGADGANSRVAKAINAGDYNYAIAFQERVRLTDEQMAHYEDRAEMYVGDDVSPDFYAWVFPKYDHVGIGTGTMKANKANIKKLQAGIRERCAHRTSGGEVIKIEAHPIPEHPRPRRALGRVALVGDAAGTVTKSSGEGIYFAAKSARMCAETIVERSQNGRYVPTEDDLKLYLQRWDQKYGMTYRVMDLLQRVFYRSDATREAFVEMCADKDVQKMTFDSYLYKTVAPANPLTQMKVTAKTLGSLMRGNALAP